The genomic DNA TTCACCTTCCAATGTCCAAAGTTTAACAGTTTTATCGCTGCTAGCTGTAGCAATTAATTGACCATCGGGACTGAAAGTTACGCTATTGATATCACGAGTGTGGGCGGCTATAGTTTTAAGTAATTCGCCCTTTAAACTCCACATTAATAGGTATCCATTGGTAGTACCACTCACAATTATTTTGTCACCGGGACTGAAGGCAACACCGCGAACAGGTTCTTTGTGCTGAAGAGTAGCAACTAAAGTACCGTCTATTTTCCATAGTTTAACAGTCTTGTCAAAACTGGCAGAGGCTATTAATTGACCATCGTGCGAGAAATTCACGCTCCGCACGGCTTGTGCGTGGGGAAGTGTAGCAACTAAAGTGCCGTCACGCTTCCAGATTTTTATACTTCTGTCGTGACTTGCCGATGCAATCAGATTGCCATCGGGGGAAAAACTTAGGCTGTTAACTTCGGCAGTGTGTCCCTCAAAGCGGTTTTTTTCTTGTACTTTAAAAACCGCTTGACGTAGACCATCTCTAGTCAAATTCTGAAGCTTTTCTGAGGCATTTTTGGTCTTTTGTAATTGTTTAGCTGCTTTGATACTTGCAGTCATCGCATCTAGCTGATCCTCTGTCAGTAGCTTGGCTTGAGATAAGGAAGTAAGAGCTTGAATTTCCTGTTCTCTGGCAAAGTTTCGCTGGTGAATAGCTTCTTCACGCTGTCCTAGTGCTACTGCTGCTAATACGACACAGGCAACTAAGCCAACACCTACTGCTCCAATTGTTGCCCTTTGGCGCTTGATTTCGCCTTGACCGCTAGCGATTAAATACTGGGTATGTAGGGGTGTTGGTTTGGGTTCTTTATTCGTGCTTTCTTCAATCCAGCTTTCAGCTTCTCTTAAATCGCTTCCTCGCAATAAGAAACTTACATCTCGGTTTTTCTTGTCCCACTCAATTGCTCTGAGTTGCAGTCTAGTATGAGCTTTGACATGGGTAAGATCGGTATCGATTGCTGCTATTAGAGTTTTAAAATGGGCATCAAAATCGCAGTCTTCAGGAAAGGGAATAAAATTGAGGGAACGTATGGCTGGATGTACAGTTGAAGAAGGAGTCTTTCGATACATTATCGGCAGCAACCGTTTATTATGCAGTACAGCGTGTTCTATCTCTTCTAAACAAGGTTTAGAGGTTACAGAATCGGGACTGATAATAAAAACAAAATTCTGCGATTCTTCAATGCCTATATACATTTCCTTTCGCCAATCTGCTGTTAGCGGAATATTTTTCTGGTCAAACCAGACCTCTCTTTGTTCTTGGCAAAAACTGTCGAAAAGTTTTTGGACAAACTCCAGATCCTTACGGGAGTAGGAAATAAATGCTTCTTTCATTAAACAAAACCCTGAAACTACTAAAAACTAATAGTTAACAGTTAACAGTTAACTGTTAACTGTTAACTGTTAACTCTTACTTAGAAACATAGTGAATCCATAAATCTCCATCAGAACCACAGACCTGTTTCATCATTCCGTAGGTGTAAGTTAATCCTTTACCACTAACACTTGTTTCGTATCCCCACTCATACCATTCGCCATAGGGATCGTTGACAATCCACCCTTTGTCGTTGTATCCAACAATTGTGATAATGTGTCCAGAACGAGTGAACCAACCATGAGCAATACAAGGATTTCCTGCTGCCAACCACTTTTTAACATCTCCCCATTTAGCATCAGGTTGAAAGTCATCTTTATAACCGTAAATTTCAATCAATTTAGCTAAGTCAGTGGGGGAATGTCGCGATAGTCCATTGTCACTGCAATAGCGGTATAATTCATCTTCCAACTGTTCGCCACTGGGACTTAAACCTTGATGCCCAAAATACACTAGGCACATGGCAACGCTAGTGACGTTACAAGATCCGTGAGGGTTTTGTTCGTTGTTGAGTTGACTAAAGTAGGGAATGGGTAATTGAACGCTAGAGGGGTTTCCGGTTGTTTTTACAACTGTTGCTGTTGCTGTGACTGCAAGCGCACCGCCGTTAGCTACGGCGGTTCCCGTTGCTACGCTTATTTCACCGCCTGTTGTGGTCATTACTGCGGTGGTTGTTGTTACAATTGCCCCAGTTGCTTGCTGTTCTTCAGGGCTTTTCCAGATTTTTACAAATTCGGCATCTTCTCTCAAAAGATGGGGGTGAGTTCTGTCTAATTCTGCTTGGAGAATCTTGAGAGCTTTCTCTTGATTTGGTTCGCCTTTGTAGTATTTAGCGATGTTAACTAAAGAAATAGTCATCTGAATGCACCTCTGATTGATAATTTTTGAGTGGTGAAGGTTAACTGTTAACTGTTAGCGGTTAACTGTTGGCGAGAATTTGGATAATTTGTAATTAACAAAGACTGGCTTGTAGATGTTGGACTACTGGCCAAAAATGATCCCAACCATTGAGACCACCATTTACTAACTGCCGGACTCCTTTCCAGTCAGCTTCTTGGGCTGCTTTATCTACCTCGCGATCCCAAAAATATTCGATCAGAATTTTGGCGGCAATGTCAGGATCTAAAGCTAATTCTGGGTTTTCTTCTAATTTCACACCCAATTTTTTGCCGTAGGATTTATAATTCGCCCGACCGGTAATTTGGATGAAACCACGCCCGTGATAACGCACTCCATCACCAGATTGGGTATTACCCAAATCATCGCGACCTTCATACATATCAGTGAAATAATCGTCGTCACCCCATTCGTTAATCGGCTGGAAACCTGCGGTTTCTACGCCGATGGTAGCGAGGGCAGCAATTAACGTAGCTTTGGTAAGGATGCCTTTGGCGTGGAGTCCTTTCATTACTCCCGGTAGATAGGTTTGAGCATCTTTAAGTGGGCAATTGAGAATAACGGAAGTGAGTGCTGGGGAAATCATCTCCAGTAAGGGGTCAAAGCCTGGTACTGTTGGCGCTTGAATCAGTTGTTTGGCAGCGGCGGGGGTGATTTGATCTTCGGGAGCTTTGAAGGCTTTGTTAAAGCGGGCGATCGCGGCTTTTGTTGCTTCTCCACATTTGCCATCGGCTTGGCCTACTGGTATTTTTAGCGATCGCAGTCGGATTTGAATTTGTTTAATTAAAGCTGCTTCTTTAGCTGCTTCTTCTATAGCAACTGGCTGACCACTCTTCAAAATGTCTTGTAGCGTCATTCCCGATTTGGGCGTGGCTGGTTGACCTGGTTTGCTGGTGTTTTGCCCGATTTTGCCAGAAACATAGTGAATCCACAAATCGCCGTCTGTGCCGCAGACATCCTTCATCATTTCATAAGAGTAGGTTAAGCCAGCACCGCTAACGCTGGTGTCGTAACCACTGCTATACCATTGTCCATAAGGATCGTTGACGATCCAGCCTTTCTCGTTGTAACCCCGAATTTGGATGATGTGTCCAGAACGGGTAAACCATCCATGTACTATGCAAGGTTTCCCAGACTCTAACCACTTTTTGACATCTCCCCACTTTGCCGCTTCTTGAAAGTCGTCTTCATAGCCGTAGATGGTCATGAGTTTGTCTAAGTCCTGGGGGGAATGCCGGGAGAGACCGTTGTCGATACAGTAGCGGTATAATTCGTCTTCTAACTGTTCCCCTGTTTTCGGATTCATTAAAGGATGACCGAAGTAGGCCATGCACATTGCTACACAAGTGACGTTACAAGACCCGTAGGGATTGTTTTCGTTGTCAAGTTGGCTGAGGTAAGGAACGTTCAGTTTAACTGTACCGCCGCTTTTGGTGGTGGTGGCTGCGATCGCTTTTTGTTCTTGGCCCGGTAGAGGTGTCCTCCAGGCTTTGATGAAGTCTGAGTTCTCTTGTAGCAAGTCTGGCCGGACGGCTAGAATTTGCTCTTGCAGTCGCTCTAGTGCTTTAGTTTGGTGAGGTTTACCTTTATAGTATTTAGCAACATTGATTAATGAAATAGACATTTGATTCGATCCCTATTGAATGGATTGATTTCTGTTTTCTGCTAGTTTGATGCTACAAATCGAGGCTGAGGAAGCTTAGTCTGGGAAAGCGATCCTGTGCCTTGAATTGGTGTTAATTTTCCGGGGCAAGAGCTACTTGGAAAATTTTATCTATCTTGCTTTGCCTATATTCCTCCTGATAGATATTTCTATTGCAGTTTTTATGCTACTCATTGTTAGATGGTTACGTCACTACCGCTAACTAGGACAGTAAAAAAATCTGCTTGCTTTTTGTTGGAGGATTTAAGTATTGGAACAGTAAACTCCTATATTTAGATGCTTAAGTTTTATTAATTCCTACGAGAGAATACAGGAGGTCTTGTTCTTCGATCATGGCTTTGCGAATCCGTACTAGCATATAGGAAGCTGTATTTTTGTTGACTTCTATCTCCTGGGCTAATTTGCGAACGCTGATATTTCCTGTTGTCAAGACAAGTTGAATAGCTTGATACCACTTTTGGAGATCGATGTGAGTTTTATGAAATAGGGTGCCAACGGTAACGCTGTAGGAAGTAAAGCAAGAATTACAGTGGTATCGAAGTTCTTTTTTAATGGGGGTAGAATTGGTGGAACCGCAGTAGGGACATTGCGGTTTACCGCCCCAGCGAATTTCTTCGAGATCGGAACATCGTTTTATTTCTGGCATAAAAAATTTAGCCGTCTCGCTGAAGTCGGGAAAATAAGTTAATCCGATTTTGGATGCAAAAATCCGTGATTTTGAATTGCATCCAAAATCTCAAATTTGTGAAGAGTAGTTTTTACTCTTGCTAATAGTTTGGGTGTTTAAATGCAGACAGATCGAAGTGCGATCGCTTTGCACGGCAGTTCTACTGAACTAAACTACATTCAACACTTATGGCATCAAGGTTGTCCGGGTTCGAGTGTCGAGGGCGGCACTGCGATCGCGCGTTTTTATGAATCAACCTCCAAATTGATTTTGTGTGTGGGGTGTTGCCCTACTTTGAGACATACAAATAGCATAATATGTTATTTGTATGTTTAAATAACGTACAACCATTTTTCTGCTGTGTCAATAACAGAGGTGAACCATTTTGTTAAAACAGGTCGAGAAAAGCGGGTGAGTTACCTGGGGGGAAATACCCCTCATCTAAAGTGCGATCGCCTATGGCTACTGATAGCAACCGCTTTTGTCAGTTAGGGGCTAGAGACTAGGGCTTTCTTGCTAGGGAAAGAGAAGAAAATAGAAGAAAAGTAAAAGTTATAGCAATTAAAAAAGTCCACTAATGCTAGCGGTTGCTATAACTAAAATCCTTCTTCCTTCTCTCCTAGATCGCTAAAATCCTTCTTCCTTCTCTCCTAGATAACTAAATCCTTCTCCTTCGGCTATAACTCGCGCAGTACATCGCCGCAAATTAGGATAATGGTGATGAGACTCTGTACTCCAACTCCGGCGTGCAGACTTAAACCATACTCATTTAGGAGTGTCGGCAAAGTGATATCACAAGAAAAAAAGCAAAGATTTTCCGAACTCCTGAAGTACATTCGCGGTAACGACGGTGTTAAGAAGTTCGCGGTTCGCTTAGAGATCAAATTGCCAACTTACAGTGCTTGGGAAACAGCTAGAGCTTTTCCCAGCGATGAAATGTGGGAATTTCTTCTCCCTAAATTGTCGGAGTTGTCTGGTTTCACTCCTGAATTAATAGAGCGCTATTTGCGTGGAGATTATGAACTAACAGATTTAATTGAAGGAACTGCCCTAGAGGGTTTATTGCCGAGATCCAGAGCTGTAATTACGTTCCCCAAATTCCGAGCCTGGTTGCAGGAGCTTACCTTAACTGAACTAATTCAGGTTTTGAAAGATACTGGTGAACAAGCAGGGGATTTGGTGTC from Kamptonema formosum PCC 6407 includes the following:
- a CDS encoding C39 family peptidase — translated: MTISLVNIAKYYKGEPNQEKALKILQAELDRTHPHLLREDAEFVKIWKSPEEQQATGAIVTTTTAVMTTTGGEISVATGTAVANGGALAVTATATVVKTTGNPSSVQLPIPYFSQLNNEQNPHGSCNVTSVAMCLVYFGHQGLSPSGEQLEDELYRYCSDNGLSRHSPTDLAKLIEIYGYKDDFQPDAKWGDVKKWLAAGNPCIAHGWFTRSGHIITIVGYNDKGWIVNDPYGEWYEWGYETSVSGKGLTYTYGMMKQVCGSDGDLWIHYVSK
- a CDS encoding C39 family peptidase, translating into MSISLINVAKYYKGKPHQTKALERLQEQILAVRPDLLQENSDFIKAWRTPLPGQEQKAIAATTTKSGGTVKLNVPYLSQLDNENNPYGSCNVTCVAMCMAYFGHPLMNPKTGEQLEDELYRYCIDNGLSRHSPQDLDKLMTIYGYEDDFQEAAKWGDVKKWLESGKPCIVHGWFTRSGHIIQIRGYNEKGWIVNDPYGQWYSSGYDTSVSGAGLTYSYEMMKDVCGTDGDLWIHYVSGKIGQNTSKPGQPATPKSGMTLQDILKSGQPVAIEEAAKEAALIKQIQIRLRSLKIPVGQADGKCGEATKAAIARFNKAFKAPEDQITPAAAKQLIQAPTVPGFDPLLEMISPALTSVILNCPLKDAQTYLPGVMKGLHAKGILTKATLIAALATIGVETAGFQPINEWGDDDYFTDMYEGRDDLGNTQSGDGVRYHGRGFIQITGRANYKSYGKKLGVKLEENPELALDPDIAAKILIEYFWDREVDKAAQEADWKGVRQLVNGGLNGWDHFWPVVQHLQASLC
- a CDS encoding transposase, whose translation is MPEIKRCSDLEEIRWGGKPQCPYCGSTNSTPIKKELRYHCNSCFTSYSVTVGTLFHKTHIDLQKWYQAIQLVLTTGNISVRKLAQEIEVNKNTASYMLVRIRKAMIEEQDLLYSLVGINKT